The following are encoded in a window of candidate division KSB1 bacterium genomic DNA:
- a CDS encoding Re/Si-specific NAD(P)(+) transhydrogenase subunit alpha — MKIGLLREILENETRVALIPTMVSEISKIGATVLVEKDAGSKATFSNKAYEKAGAEIVSDSKKIYEEADLVLKIQPPSINGSSEVKMLREGSSLIGLLSPLTNLDLVEKMLQKKITAFSLEFVPRISRAQSMDVLSSMSTVAGYKAVLLATQYFGKFFPLLMTAAGTIPPAGVFILGAGVAGLQAIATAKRLGAKVEAFDVRPSVKEQIESLGARFVEMELPEDVETKEGYAKEISADFIKKELEAIGSRLPKTDIVISTAQVFGKKAPILLTEEMVKTMKEGSVIIDLAAEQGGNCELTQAGKAIRKYGVVIAGPVNLAAKMPTHASQMFSRNIVNFVKHVYQAEDKKLDFEDEITRGSCICTNGELMNELIKKLMANGGKS, encoded by the coding sequence ATGAAAATTGGTTTACTTCGCGAGATATTAGAAAATGAGACTCGCGTTGCGTTAATCCCAACTATGGTTTCTGAAATTAGTAAAATCGGTGCAACGGTTCTTGTTGAAAAAGATGCTGGATCGAAGGCAACTTTTTCAAATAAGGCGTATGAAAAAGCCGGCGCCGAAATAGTTTCTGACTCCAAGAAAATTTATGAAGAAGCTGATCTTGTATTGAAGATACAACCTCCGAGTATAAACGGATCTTCCGAGGTTAAAATGCTGCGTGAAGGTTCATCTTTAATTGGGTTGCTTTCCCCGTTAACAAACTTAGATTTAGTTGAAAAGATGCTGCAAAAGAAAATCACTGCATTTTCTTTAGAATTTGTGCCACGCATCAGCCGTGCCCAAAGTATGGATGTTTTGAGTTCCATGAGCACGGTTGCCGGTTATAAAGCAGTTTTGTTGGCAACACAATATTTTGGCAAGTTTTTTCCATTGTTAATGACAGCCGCCGGGACTATCCCACCGGCCGGCGTATTTATTTTGGGCGCCGGTGTCGCCGGTTTACAAGCCATTGCAACCGCTAAACGCCTGGGCGCAAAAGTGGAAGCATTCGATGTACGCCCTTCCGTAAAAGAACAAATTGAAAGCCTTGGAGCGCGATTTGTTGAAATGGAATTGCCGGAAGACGTGGAAACGAAAGAGGGTTATGCAAAAGAAATTTCCGCTGATTTTATTAAAAAGGAATTGGAAGCGATTGGTTCGCGGTTGCCCAAGACAGATATCGTAATTTCTACCGCCCAGGTTTTTGGTAAAAAAGCGCCGATTCTTTTGACTGAAGAAATGGTTAAGACCATGAAAGAGGGTTCGGTGATTATCGACCTTGCGGCAGAACAAGGCGGGAACTGCGAATTAACACAAGCAGGCAAAGCTATCAGAAAATATGGAGTGGTGATCGCAGGGCCGGTTAATTTAGCCGCCAAAATGCCGACACATGCCAGCCAAATGTTCTCGAGAAATATTGTGAATTTTGTTAAACATGTGTACCAGGCTGAAGACAAAAAACTGGACTTTGAAGATGAGATTACCAGGGGTTCTTGCATATGCACCAACGGTGAATTGATGAACGAATTGATTAAGAAATTGATGGCAAATGGAGGAAAATCATAA
- a CDS encoding metal-dependent hydrolase, which yields MASIFGHWLVAGSLKFAFLPNAKNSKLWILSYTCSILPDMDIIMFAFGFGYSHMFGHRGFTHSLTFAFIVGISVTIVFFRQISSSSKQFWGLSFFFFLITTSHGILDAMTNGGLGIAFFAPFDNSRYFLPFRPIQVSPIDIVSFFSAWGQRVLISEIIWVGLPCMVLVSISMLFRLLKKQKHENM from the coding sequence ATGGCGTCTATTTTCGGTCATTGGCTGGTTGCTGGCTCCTTGAAATTTGCATTTTTACCCAATGCTAAAAACAGCAAGCTTTGGATTCTTAGTTACACGTGCTCCATTTTACCGGATATGGATATAATCATGTTTGCTTTTGGTTTTGGCTATTCTCACATGTTTGGCCATCGCGGTTTTACGCACTCATTAACATTTGCATTCATTGTTGGCATTTCTGTGACAATTGTATTCTTTCGTCAAATTTCATCAAGCTCAAAGCAATTTTGGGGTTTATCTTTCTTTTTCTTTTTGATTACAACTTCACACGGCATCCTGGATGCCATGACAAACGGTGGATTAGGAATTGCTTTTTTCGCCCCTTTCGACAACTCTCGCTACTTTTTACCGTTTCGCCCCATACAAGTCTCTCCGATTGACATCGTGAGTTTTTTCTCCGCCTGGGGACAACGAGTGCTTATAAGTGAAATAATTTGGGTTGGGTTGCCTTGTATGGTTTTGGTTTCGATATCGATGTTATTTCGGTTGCTGAAAAAACAAAAACATGAGAATATGTAG
- the rlmD gene encoding 23S rRNA (uracil(1939)-C(5))-methyltransferase RlmD codes for MKRGDILHLKIESVTYGSEGIARENGRVIFVDRTLPGEEVEVSVIKKRKDYAIARIVAIHKTSKKRIKAPCPHFGVCGGCKWQDVNYSYQLELKQQIVTEVLQRTGGFNEVLIHPIKPSPEIFFYRNKMEFSFSSHRWILSEETDPLLKPRDYSLGLHIPGRYDKVLDIDECWLQSEFSNRVLILVKKFAKNSGLPVWDTKSHSGFWRYLILREGKNTGQKMVNIVTREYHPEVMEQFTSMLLQDFPDLTSIVNNVKESTGGSAFGEKEYLLAGRPIIEDKIGDCLFEISANSFFQTNTKQAENLFQIIQDFAKLSKHSVVYDLYAGTGTISIFLASQVKKMIGVEVIESAVLNAKENALKNNVSNCYFILGDVKDIFGNSSGILSKYGNPDVVIIDPPRAGIHPKSISAISSLSPPRIVYVSCNPTTFARDARLLCDSGYSLKQVQPVDMFPHTYHIELVGQFELDQSNSN; via the coding sequence ATGAAAAGAGGTGATATTCTTCATCTGAAGATTGAATCGGTTACTTACGGCTCAGAAGGTATTGCCCGTGAGAATGGCCGGGTGATTTTTGTAGATCGGACACTACCGGGTGAAGAAGTAGAAGTATCCGTAATAAAAAAGAGAAAAGATTATGCGATTGCGAGAATTGTTGCGATTCACAAAACTTCTAAAAAAAGAATTAAAGCGCCCTGTCCTCATTTCGGTGTTTGTGGTGGATGTAAATGGCAGGATGTAAATTATTCATACCAATTAGAACTAAAACAACAAATCGTTACGGAAGTGTTGCAGCGTACAGGTGGATTTAATGAGGTTTTAATCCATCCCATTAAACCATCCCCTGAGATTTTTTTCTATAGAAATAAAATGGAATTTTCATTTTCCAGCCATCGTTGGATTTTGTCTGAGGAAACCGACCCCTTACTTAAACCGAGGGATTATTCTTTAGGGCTTCATATTCCGGGTCGTTATGATAAAGTACTGGATATTGACGAATGTTGGCTGCAATCCGAATTTTCGAATCGAGTTCTAATATTGGTTAAGAAATTTGCAAAAAATTCCGGACTTCCGGTATGGGACACTAAATCTCATTCTGGTTTTTGGAGGTACCTGATTTTAAGGGAAGGAAAAAATACAGGCCAAAAGATGGTCAATATTGTAACACGCGAGTATCATCCTGAAGTGATGGAGCAGTTCACAAGTATGTTGTTGCAGGATTTCCCGGATTTAACCAGTATCGTAAATAATGTGAAGGAATCCACCGGTGGATCAGCATTTGGTGAAAAGGAATACCTCCTTGCCGGGCGACCAATTATCGAAGATAAAATTGGCGATTGCCTTTTTGAAATTAGCGCGAACTCCTTCTTCCAAACCAACACGAAACAAGCCGAGAATTTATTTCAAATCATACAGGATTTTGCCAAATTATCAAAGCATAGTGTTGTGTATGACCTCTATGCCGGCACCGGTACAATTTCCATATTTCTTGCATCACAAGTTAAAAAGATGATTGGTGTTGAAGTAATAGAATCTGCGGTTCTGAATGCAAAGGAAAACGCACTTAAAAACAATGTCAGCAATTGCTATTTCATCCTTGGCGATGTGAAAGATATATTCGGTAATTCTTCCGGTATACTTTCTAAATATGGCAACCCTGATGTTGTCATCATTGATCCCCCACGGGCAGGGATTCATCCAAAAAGTATTTCAGCGATCTCGTCTTTAAGTCCACCAAGAATTGTATATGTATCTTGTAATCCGACAACCTTTGCCCGAGATGCCCGATTGTTGTGCGATTCAGGGTATTCTTTAAAACAAGTACAACCGGTTGATATGTTTCCCCACACGTATCACATTGAATTGGTTGGCCAATTCGAATTAGACCAATCAAATTCAAACTAA
- a CDS encoding NAD(P) transhydrogenase subunit alpha, with product MLGPILVSLYIFVLAILVGFEVITKVPPLLHTPLMSGSNAISGITVVGALISAGAGETRLSVILGLVAVIFATVNVVGGFLVTDRMLEMFKKDGK from the coding sequence ATGTTAGGACCGATTCTTGTTTCGTTGTATATTTTTGTATTAGCCATATTGGTCGGCTTTGAAGTGATTACAAAAGTGCCGCCCCTGTTACATACACCCCTGATGTCCGGCTCCAATGCAATTTCCGGGATTACGGTTGTGGGTGCGCTAATCAGCGCCGGGGCAGGTGAGACGAGGTTGAGTGTTATTCTTGGTTTAGTCGCTGTTATCTTTGCCACCGTTAATGTTGTGGGTGGTTTTCTTGTAACAGATCGGATGCTGGAAATGTTCAAAAAAGACGGAAAGTAA
- a CDS encoding NAD(P)(+) transhydrogenase (Re/Si-specific) subunit beta codes for MEIFTHIAYLISAVLFIFGLKLLSSAKTARKGNRLASLAMFIAIVVTLFDKQIIDFTYIIAGILIGGAIGAVVARKVQMTSIPQMVAIFNGLGGGASTLVAMAEFYRLVNQPELDVSITLVLSLLIGTITFTGSFIAFGKLQGFLSGAPVSFPLHQTINAVLLLSVVVLGVLFAMNPTDANPLLIVIAIAAVLGILLTIPIGGADMPVVISLLNSYSGIAAAMTGFVLSNNVLIISGALVGASGIILTKIMCVAMNRSLANVLFGKVGVAEGTGPATKRQVTRYTPDDAVIIMENASSVIIVPGYGLAVAQAQHVMHEMATLLNNNGTQVRYAIHPVAGRMPGHMNVLLAEANVPYDDLHEMDAINDDFKNTDVALVVGANDVVNPAARSKKESVLYGMPILNVDQARTVMIVKRSLSPGFAGEDNELFYDEKTMMVFGDAKKILTDIANLLKNS; via the coding sequence ATGGAAATTTTTACGCATATCGCTTATTTAATTTCGGCTGTTTTATTTATTTTCGGCTTGAAATTATTGAGTTCGGCAAAGACAGCGAGAAAGGGAAATAGATTGGCAAGTCTCGCAATGTTTATCGCTATTGTCGTGACCTTATTCGATAAACAAATTATTGATTTTACATACATCATTGCAGGAATACTTATCGGTGGCGCTATCGGGGCGGTGGTTGCAAGAAAAGTACAAATGACATCCATACCGCAAATGGTGGCAATTTTCAACGGATTAGGCGGCGGCGCATCAACACTGGTGGCAATGGCTGAATTTTATCGCTTGGTAAACCAACCGGAACTGGATGTTAGTATTACGCTTGTCCTTAGTTTGCTCATTGGAACAATAACCTTTACAGGCAGCTTTATCGCTTTTGGTAAACTCCAGGGTTTCTTGAGTGGCGCCCCTGTATCTTTTCCTTTGCATCAAACCATTAATGCCGTTTTGCTGCTTAGCGTGGTGGTTTTAGGTGTACTTTTTGCCATGAATCCCACCGACGCAAATCCATTGTTAATCGTGATTGCTATCGCTGCAGTTCTTGGAATATTGCTGACTATACCCATTGGCGGCGCCGATATGCCAGTTGTGATCTCGCTGCTGAATTCATATTCCGGAATTGCGGCAGCAATGACCGGTTTTGTTTTATCAAATAATGTCCTGATCATCAGCGGCGCCCTGGTTGGCGCTTCGGGTATTATTCTTACCAAAATCATGTGCGTTGCCATGAACCGCAGTCTTGCTAATGTACTGTTCGGTAAAGTTGGCGTAGCCGAGGGAACCGGTCCGGCGACCAAAAGGCAAGTTACACGGTATACCCCGGACGATGCCGTAATCATTATGGAGAATGCCAGCTCGGTTATTATTGTCCCGGGTTATGGCCTCGCGGTTGCCCAAGCCCAGCATGTTATGCACGAAATGGCAACACTGCTCAACAATAACGGCACGCAAGTACGATATGCGATCCATCCGGTAGCGGGCAGGATGCCCGGCCATATGAATGTTTTGCTGGCTGAGGCGAATGTGCCCTATGACGATCTTCACGAAATGGATGCCATCAATGATGATTTTAAAAATACCGATGTGGCGTTAGTCGTAGGCGCAAATGATGTTGTTAATCCTGCAGCGCGATCCAAAAAAGAAAGTGTGCTATACGGTATGCCGATTCTCAATGTGGACCAGGCACGAACTGTAATGATTGTGAAAAGAAGCCTGAGTCCCGGCTTTGCCGGGGAAGACAATGAGTTGTTTTACGATGAAAAAACCATGATGGTATTTGGTGACGCCAAGAAGATCCTTACGGATATTGCCAATTTGTTGAAGAATAGCTAA